The region GCGCTCGGGAAAACGACATCAGTTTCATCGCCGCCGGCCACCACGCTACCGAACGCTATGGCGTGCAGGCGCTGGGGGATTACCTGGCCCGGCGCTTTGCTCTGGAGCATATTTTTATCGATTGCCCCAACCCGATCTGAATCACCCCACCCTCACTGTGAGAGGTCGCGGTGCCCAAACGAGGGGGAATATTCATATACCCTTTCGATCTAGTTGGCGTCCTGATTAGAAGGGGGCGCTGTGCTAGGATTCCCCGCTCGAACACGGCCCGCTGGCCGTCCATAAGATCGTTTTCGTGAGTAGCCATGGTCGACAAACTGACGCATCTGAAACAGCTGGAGGCCGAAAGCATCCACATCATCCGCGAGGTCGCCGCCGAGTTCGATAACCCGGTGATGCTGTACTCCGTCGGTAAAGACTCCGCCGTGATGCTGCACCTTGCGCGCAAGGCATTCTTCCCGGGCAAACTGCCGTTCCCGGTGATGCACGTCGATACCCGGTGGAAGTTCAAGGAAATGTACGCGTTCCGCGACCGCATGGTCGAAGAACTGGGCCTGGACCTGCTGGTACACGTCAACCCCGATGGCGTCGCGCAGGGCATTAACCCGCTGACCCACGGCAGTGCAAAACACACCGACATCATGAAAACCGAAGGCTTGAAACAGGCCCTCGACAAGTACGGTTTCGACGCCGCCTTCGGTGGTGCCCGCCGCGATGAAGAAAAGTCCCGTGCCAAAGAGCGCGTGTACTCCTTTCGCGACACCAAGCACCGCTGGGACCCGAAAAACCAGCGCCCAGAGCTGTGGAATGTCTACAACGGCAACGTCAACAAGGGTGAATCCATTCGTGTGTTCCCATTGTCGAACTGGACCGAACTGGACATCTGGCAATACATCTACCTCGAAGGCATTCCGATTGTGCCGCTGTACTTCGCCGCCGAACGCGATGTCATCGAGATGAATGG is a window of Pseudomonas sp. DC1.2 DNA encoding:
- the cysD gene encoding sulfate adenylyltransferase subunit CysD, which encodes MVDKLTHLKQLEAESIHIIREVAAEFDNPVMLYSVGKDSAVMLHLARKAFFPGKLPFPVMHVDTRWKFKEMYAFRDRMVEELGLDLLVHVNPDGVAQGINPLTHGSAKHTDIMKTEGLKQALDKYGFDAAFGGARRDEEKSRAKERVYSFRDTKHRWDPKNQRPELWNVYNGNVNKGESIRVFPLSNWTELDIWQYIYLEGIPIVPLYFAAERDVIEMNGTWIMIDDERLLNHLSDEDKARIVKKKVRFRTLGDYPLTGAVESEATSLTDIIQEMLLTRTSERQGRVIDHDGAGSMEEKKRQGYF